From a single Serratia surfactantfaciens genomic region:
- the ompW gene encoding outer membrane protein OmpW, with product MKKTTLVVLATMMAPMLASAHQAGDFLFRAGTATVRPNAGSDNVLGLGSLDAKNNTQLGLTFGYMVTDNIGVELLAATPFRHKVTLGGTDLATVHQLPPTLMAQYYFGDKQDKLRPYLGVGVNYTTFFDEKFNDYGKSAGLSNLDLKDSWGVAAQAGLDYNLDEHWMLNMSVWWMNIETKTRFNDANGGHHSFDTRLDPWVFMFGAGYRF from the coding sequence ATGAAAAAGACAACTCTGGTGGTATTGGCGACGATGATGGCGCCTATGTTGGCAAGTGCGCATCAGGCTGGTGATTTCCTGTTCCGCGCGGGTACCGCGACGGTACGCCCGAATGCGGGGTCGGACAACGTGCTGGGCTTAGGTTCGCTGGATGCGAAAAACAACACTCAGCTCGGCCTGACCTTCGGGTATATGGTGACGGACAACATTGGCGTTGAGCTGTTGGCCGCAACCCCGTTCCGCCACAAGGTGACGCTGGGCGGCACCGATCTGGCGACCGTTCACCAACTGCCGCCAACGCTGATGGCGCAATACTACTTCGGCGACAAGCAGGACAAACTGCGTCCTTACCTGGGCGTCGGCGTTAACTACACCACCTTCTTCGACGAGAAGTTCAACGACTACGGTAAAAGCGCCGGGTTGAGCAACCTCGATCTGAAAGACTCCTGGGGTGTGGCGGCGCAGGCCGGTCTGGATTACAACCTGGATGAACACTGGATGCTGAACATGTCGGTGTGGTGGATGAACATCGAAACCAAAACTCGCTTCAACGATGCGAATGGTGGGCACCACAGCTTCGATACGCGTCTGGATCCGTGGGTGTTCATGTTCGGGGCGGGTTACCGCTTCTGA
- a CDS encoding YkgJ family cysteine cluster protein, translating into MSEILNPCVSCGACCGYFRVSFYWAEAEDGGGTVPLSLTEPLTPFLRCMQGTNSKSPRCTALDGEIGTAVSCSIYLNRPSPCREFDQSGENGLRNEACDRARERYGLPPLPVPLPLSLPETTIVEEIGVVQFAGCHSGVEQGTITH; encoded by the coding sequence ATGAGCGAAATCCTTAATCCCTGTGTCAGCTGCGGCGCATGCTGCGGTTATTTTCGAGTGTCATTCTATTGGGCCGAAGCCGAAGACGGCGGCGGCACCGTCCCTCTTTCCCTAACGGAGCCTTTGACCCCGTTCCTACGCTGCATGCAGGGGACCAACAGCAAGTCCCCACGCTGTACCGCATTGGACGGCGAGATCGGCACCGCCGTGTCCTGCTCGATCTACCTCAATCGGCCCAGCCCGTGCAGAGAGTTCGATCAGTCCGGTGAAAACGGCCTGCGCAACGAAGCCTGCGATCGCGCTCGCGAACGCTACGGCCTGCCGCCGTTGCCGGTGCCCTTGCCGCTTTCGCTGCCTGAGACGACGATCGTTGAAGAAATAGGCGTAGTGCAATTCGCGGGGTGCCACAGCGGCGTGGAACAGGGTACAATCACCCACTGA